GAATCCTCCGCACCCGTCTACTTCGACGTGACCATGCTCGACAACGGCTCGGTGCTCGCGGGCTTCATGGCCGACGGCTACGAGGACTGTCGGCCCTACGCCCCACCCTGTCACCGAACCGGGTTCCGGATCATCGACCCCGGAGCCGACGCCGGACCCGCAGTGACGTACGAGTGGTCGTTCCCGGTGCGCAACCGGGTCGCGAGCGAAGTCCACGACGTGGAGCCGCTTCCGGGCGGCGGGTTCGTCGTCGCCGACATGGAACACGAACGCGTGTTCGTCGTCGAGGGCGGCGAGATCACGTGGGAGTGGGAGGCGAGCAGCCGGTACGAGGCGCCCGACGACCCGACGACCCAGGACTGGCTCCACATCAACGACGTAGACCGGATCGGTCAGGGCCGCTTCCTCGTCTCCGTGCGCAACGCCAACCAGCTCGTCGTCCTCGAACGCGGCGAGGGCGTCGTCGAGGTGATCAACGCCGACCGCGACGACGACTCCGACGACGACGGCCTCGTCGGCGACCCGTCGGTCCTCTACCACCAGCACAACCCGCAGTGGCTCGGCGACGGTGCCGTCCTCGTCGCCGACAGCGAGAACCACCGCGTCGTCGAACTCCACCGGAACGACGAGGGGGTCTGGGAGCCGGTCTGGGTGCTTCACGGCGCCGCCGGCCAGAAGTTCGACTGGCCGCGCGACGCCGACCGCCTCCCCAACGGCAACACGCTGATCACCGACACGCGGAACGCCCGCCTCGTCGAGATCAACTCCACGGGAACCGTCGTCCGGGAACACCAGTTCGACTACCGCACCCTGCCGTACGAGGCCGACCGCCTGCCCGTCGGCGAACCGGCCGGCGCGCCTACCTACGGCGACACCCCGGGCGACGGCGTGGCGACGGGCGAGCAGGTGCCGGTGCTCACGCCGCTGCTCCGCTTGATCAGCGCCGGCGTCCGCCTCCCGCTGTGGGTCGGGGAGATTCACCTCCTCGCGACGCTCGTCTCGCTCGGACTCGTCGGGGCCGGTGCCGTCGTGCGGCGGCGCGAGGACGCCTAGGCTTTTTCGGCACCCGTCGCCCACGGTCGGTATGGACACGGACGACGAACTGCGCTGGGAGACGACCGACTCGGCCGTCGACTACACCTGTCCCGGCTTCGACGTGCGCCGCGACGAGGTGACCCTGCCCGACGGCACCGAAACCGACTATCACTACGTCGACGAACCGCACGCCGTCGTCGTCCTCCCGTTTACCCCCGACGGCGATGTGGTCGTCATCGAGGAGTGGCGTCAGGCGGTCGGGCGGGTGAATCGCGGGCTGCCCGCCGGCTCCGTCGAAGCCGACGACGCCGATTTCGCCGCCGCCGCGCGGCGCGAACTCCGTGAGGAGACGGGCTACGAAGCCGACACCGTCTCCCACCTGTTCTCGGCCGAACCGACGAACGGCATCGCCAACTCCGTCCACCACCACTTCGTCGCGCAGGGGTGTACCCCCACCGCCGAAACCGACCTCGATTTCAACGAGAGCATCCGCGTCGAGACGGTCGACTACGACGCGATTCTCGCGGCCGCACTGGACAGCGCGGAGCCACGCTCCGCGAGCAATCGGACGCAGTCCGATGACGGTGGCCTGCGGGACGGGCGGGCGATGCTCGCGCTAACACAGTACGAACTCCGCCACGGTGTCGATCCGGAGCCGTAGCTGCGGTCCGTAAAAAAACGAAAAGTCGTGGGCTGCTGCGTTAGTCGTCGGCCGGAGCCTGACCGCCGGAGCCGGAGACGCCCGTGCCCGGACCCGCGGTGATGTCGAGGTCTTCGAGCGTCTCGTCGGTGACGACGCCGTCGACCCAGCCACGGTGGCTGTAGTACTCCTCTTTCATCTCGGCGAGTTCGCAGAGCTCACCCTCGGAGCCGCGCTGGCCCGGGATGGCTTCCTCGTCGCCCTCGACGAAGCGACCCGGGAGCGAGTCGTCGGCGCCGTCGAAGCCGGCGAGGTTGTTGAAGTAGCGTTCGAGGTTGTACACGCGCTCACCGGCCGTCATGAGCTCGTTCTCCGAGAGGTCGCGGCCGGTCATGCCGTTGTACTGCTTGATGTACTCCTCGATGCCCTCCGCGAACGCGTTGAACTTGCAGATGTCGAACGAGTCCGAGATGGCGTGGAGGTCCTGGAAGGTGGCACAGAGTTCGCCCTTGCCCTCCCACTCGTAGGGATCGACCTTCTCCGGGATGCCGAGAATCTCGGCGGCCGGCGTGTAGCCGCGCAGGTGGCAGGCGCCACGGTTCGAGGTGGCGTAGCCGATGCCCATACCCTTCATGCAGCGCGGGTCGTAGGCGGCGATGGTCTGGCCCTTGACGTCCAGCCGGCAGTCGTGGGCGTCCATCTCCTCGGCGGCACGCTCCGCGCCCATGGCGAGCAGGTCGCCCAGGTCGCTGGAGCGGTGTCCGGTCTCCTCGATGAGGTCGATCATGTGCTCCTCGTCGCCCCAGTCGACGTCGTCGTCGAGGCCGTCGAGGTAGCCCTTGTCGGTCATCTCCATCGCCATGGCCAGCATGTTCCCCATGTCGATGGTGTCGAGACCCACGTCGTTACAGCGATCGATCATGATCGCGATGGCGTCGCGGTCGTCGTTGCCCGAGTTGGTGCCGAGGGCCCACGCGCTCTCGTACTCGTAGGACTCCATCCGGACGTTCATGTCCTGGCCCTTGTGCTTGTAGTTGACCTCGACTTCCTTCTTACAGGCGACGGGGCAGGAGTGACAGGTCGGCTCGTCGACGAGGATGTTCTCGCGAACGTTCTCGCCGCTGATCTTCTCGGCCTCGACGTCCGTGCCTTCGACCTCGTTCATCGCGAAGGAGGACGTGTACTGGCCGTTCTTCGTCGGGTGGCCGTCCATCTCCTCCGTGATGTTCATGAGCACGTTCGTGCCGTACATCGAGAGCGCGCCCTCGTTGGGCGCGGTGACGTCGGACTCCTGGATGACCTGCATGGCCTGCCGGGCGCCCTCGCCGAACGTGTCGGAGTCGGCGGGTTTCGGCATCTTCGTGCCGGATTTGACGACGACGGCCTTGAGGCCCTTGTTGCCCATCACACAGCCGGTGCCACCGCGGCCCGAGGAGCGGTCGTCCTCGTTCACGATGCAGGCGTAGCGGGCTTCGTTCTCGCCGGCCTGTCCGATGGCCATACAGGAGAGGTTCTTCCCGTAGGAGCCTTCGACCTCCTCTTCGAGGGTCTCGCGCGTCTCGTGGACGCCCTTGCCCCACAGATGGGAGGCGTCACGGAGTTCGACCTCGCCGTCCTCGACGACGGCGTAGACCGGGTCCTCGGACTGCCCGTCGAACACCAGTCCGTCGAAGCCGGACCACTTGAGCCGGGCGCCCGACCAGCCGCCGTGGTGGGAGTCGGTGACGGTCCCCGTGAGCGGGGACTTCGTACAGATCGCGATCCGGCCGCTCATCACGGCCTGCGACCCGGTGAGTGGGCCGTTCATGAACACGAGTCGGTTGTCGGGACCCAGCGGGTCGACTTCCGGCCCGGCGTCGAAGACGTACTTCACGCCGAGGCCGCGTCCGCCGATGTATTTCTTCGCGTCCTCGTCGTCGACGCTCTCGTATGCAACGTCGCCGGAACTGAGGTCCACGCGCGCTACGTGATCGTTGAATCCGCCTAAGTCTGTCATGGTAACGTACGTTAGTTTATTACGTCTCCAATGTGTTAGTCGTTGCTTCGCGGGTGTAACGTATCGTGGTTACGTGACTGTCGGAAGGAGGCGCGGTGTGCGGAAAATTCCCCACGACCTCCGTGATAATTGGACACAAACCCGCCCGCTTCGCACCGACCCCGAAGCCGCTTTACGCGTCGGTCGGCTACCCCTCCGCAATGAGCGAGCCGAGCCCCGAGGTGTACGAACGGGGGAAGGGCATGGACGCCCACAATCAGGTGATGCGGGAGATTCGATCCCGCAAGGAGAAGCGGTACGACCCGCACGAACCGACACGGGTGTGGATAGACGAGGATCGGACGCCTGACGGCGTCTACCAGTCGTTGACGATCATCCTCAACACCGGTGGCTGTCGCTGGGCGCGGGCCGGTGGCTGTACCATGTGTGGGTACGTGGCCGAATCCGTCGAGGGCGGGTCGGTCCCGCACGACGCCCTGATGGATCAGATCGACGCCTGTCTCGCCCACGAACGCGAGAACGCCGACGAGCCGTCGGGCCTGATCAAGATCTACACCTCCGGCTCCTTCCTCGACGAACGCGAAGTCGGCGCGGAGACCCGCGCCGCCATCGCCGACGCCTTCGCCGACCGCGAGCGCATCGTCGTCGAATCCCTCCCCGACTTCGTCGACCGCGGGAAACTCGCGGACTTCACCGACCGCGGTCTCGCGACCGACGTGGCCATCGGCCTGGAGACGGCGACGGACCGTGTCCGTCACGACTGCGTGAACAAGTACTTCGACTTCGCGGACTTCGTCGCCGCGACCGAGGAGGCCGACGCCGCCGGCGCGGGCGTGAAGGCCTACCTCCTGATGAAGCCCCCCTTCCTCACGGAGGCCGAGGCGGTCGAGGACATGGTGTCTTCGATTCGCAGGTGTGCGGAGTACTGTCACACCGTCTCGATGAACCCCTGTAACGTCCAGCGGTACACGATGGTCGACGACCTCCACTTCGAGGGCGGCTATCGCCCGCCGTGGCTCTGGTCGGTCGCCGACGTCCTCGAACGTACCGCCGACGCCGACGCCATCGTCGTCTCCGACCCCGTGGGCGGCGGGAGCGACCGCGGTCCCCACAACTGCGGCGAGTGCGACGAGCAGGTGGAGCGGGCGATCAAGGATTTCAGCCTCCGCGGCGACCCGTCGGTGTTCGAGCAGGTGTCGTGTGACTGCGAGGCGACGTGGGAGACGGTGGTCGCCGAGGAAGCGGGGTATGCGATGCCGCTGGCGCGATAGCGGCCGCCGCCCCAAGACATTTCGTTCGTCACCCGCAGTAGCGTGTATGTCACGAGTCGCATCGTCGTCGATCCGTCCGGGTGAGTTCGATGTCCGAACCTGACGACGCCCGCCTCCGCCGTCGGTCGCTCCTCGGCGCCCTCGCCGGGACGGGCACCGCGGCACTCGCCGGTTGTCCCGCCGGTGGCGGCGACGCCACGCCCACGTCGACCGGCGACGACGACCCCGGGACGGACGCCCCACCCACCGAGACGCCCGACGCCGACCGCGCTCGGGAACTGGCCGAGCGCTTCGCCCCGGCGCTCACCTACGACGCCGCGGAACGGTGGTTCCCGACGGACCCGCGCCAGTACACGTCCGAACGCGACGGCGAGACGGTCGTCGACGGCTTCGCCGCCTTCGACGGCTACACCGCCACGTTCGAGGAGTCGGGCGAGCCGCCCGCGCCGACGGTGTTCTACAACGTCGTCGAGTACGCCGAGTCGCCGCTGGCGGTCGTCCAGTTCTGGTACTACTCGGCGTTCGATCAGTTCACCACCAACTTCCACTGGCACGACTGGGAGGTGTTACACGTCTTCGTCGATACCGACTCCGGCGACCCCCAACTCCTCGTCGCGAGTTCCCACTCGCCGCGCGTGCCGAACAACGAGTTCCTCGACCCGGACCCCGACCGGGTGCCCCGTATCCTCTCCGAACTCGGGTCGCACTCCAGCGCCCTGTCGCTGAACGACCGCCTCAACAGCTTCCAGCGCCTCCCGCTGGAGGACCTGCCCGCCGACATCACGAACCGTGCAGTGGGCGTCATCGAGGCGCTCGCCGAACTCCCGGCGGCCTACGGCCTTCCCCGGGACGAGGGACTGCGCCTCCCCTACGTCGTCCCCGAACTCGACGGCGCACCCATCTACGAACACGACGATCTCTCGGCCGTCACCCGCGAGTCGCTCGTCCCCGAGGCGCTGACGGTCCGGTCGTTCGACGACCTCTCCGAACCGCC
This window of the Haloplanus rubicundus genome carries:
- a CDS encoding aryl-sulfate sulfotransferase; this encodes MPSRLGTGDALVVLGCLCLVLTVGVGAALAPTSSTGASTPADDTPRTLVGVQGVGSYHDGGSVRLLDGGEEAWRESSAPVYFDVTMLDNGSVLAGFMADGYEDCRPYAPPCHRTGFRIIDPGADAGPAVTYEWSFPVRNRVASEVHDVEPLPGGGFVVADMEHERVFVVEGGEITWEWEASSRYEAPDDPTTQDWLHINDVDRIGQGRFLVSVRNANQLVVLERGEGVVEVINADRDDDSDDDGLVGDPSVLYHQHNPQWLGDGAVLVADSENHRVVELHRNDEGVWEPVWVLHGAAGQKFDWPRDADRLPNGNTLITDTRNARLVEINSTGTVVREHQFDYRTLPYEADRLPVGEPAGAPTYGDTPGDGVATGEQVPVLTPLLRLISAGVRLPLWVGEIHLLATLVSLGLVGAGAVVRRREDA
- a CDS encoding NUDIX hydrolase, which encodes MDTDDELRWETTDSAVDYTCPGFDVRRDEVTLPDGTETDYHYVDEPHAVVVLPFTPDGDVVVIEEWRQAVGRVNRGLPAGSVEADDADFAAAARRELREETGYEADTVSHLFSAEPTNGIANSVHHHFVAQGCTPTAETDLDFNESIRVETVDYDAILAAALDSAEPRSASNRTQSDDGGLRDGRAMLALTQYELRHGVDPEP
- a CDS encoding aldehyde ferredoxin oxidoreductase family protein; protein product: MTDLGGFNDHVARVDLSSGDVAYESVDDEDAKKYIGGRGLGVKYVFDAGPEVDPLGPDNRLVFMNGPLTGSQAVMSGRIAICTKSPLTGTVTDSHHGGWSGARLKWSGFDGLVFDGQSEDPVYAVVEDGEVELRDASHLWGKGVHETRETLEEEVEGSYGKNLSCMAIGQAGENEARYACIVNEDDRSSGRGGTGCVMGNKGLKAVVVKSGTKMPKPADSDTFGEGARQAMQVIQESDVTAPNEGALSMYGTNVLMNITEEMDGHPTKNGQYTSSFAMNEVEGTDVEAEKISGENVRENILVDEPTCHSCPVACKKEVEVNYKHKGQDMNVRMESYEYESAWALGTNSGNDDRDAIAIMIDRCNDVGLDTIDMGNMLAMAMEMTDKGYLDGLDDDVDWGDEEHMIDLIEETGHRSSDLGDLLAMGAERAAEEMDAHDCRLDVKGQTIAAYDPRCMKGMGIGYATSNRGACHLRGYTPAAEILGIPEKVDPYEWEGKGELCATFQDLHAISDSFDICKFNAFAEGIEEYIKQYNGMTGRDLSENELMTAGERVYNLERYFNNLAGFDGADDSLPGRFVEGDEEAIPGQRGSEGELCELAEMKEEYYSHRGWVDGVVTDETLEDLDITAGPGTGVSGSGGQAPADD
- a CDS encoding archaeosine biosynthesis radical SAM protein RaSEA codes for the protein MSEPSPEVYERGKGMDAHNQVMREIRSRKEKRYDPHEPTRVWIDEDRTPDGVYQSLTIILNTGGCRWARAGGCTMCGYVAESVEGGSVPHDALMDQIDACLAHERENADEPSGLIKIYTSGSFLDEREVGAETRAAIADAFADRERIVVESLPDFVDRGKLADFTDRGLATDVAIGLETATDRVRHDCVNKYFDFADFVAATEEADAAGAGVKAYLLMKPPFLTEAEAVEDMVSSIRRCAEYCHTVSMNPCNVQRYTMVDDLHFEGGYRPPWLWSVADVLERTADADAIVVSDPVGGGSDRGPHNCGECDEQVERAIKDFSLRGDPSVFEQVSCDCEATWETVVAEEAGYAMPLAR